The nucleotide sequence TATACTAGGTGGACATAGAGAATTTACTGACCGAATGGCTTTCCTTCATGGTCTTCCAGTCAAAGCCATACTGAAGGGCGAAATACACCAGGACGCACACCAGCAATGAAGTCAGGAGCAGGATGAGATTGTTCCTGTTCCTCGTGGCGTAGGCGAAGACGCCGAGAAAGGCAAAGGCCACCCAGGGGATGGCGGGGAAAACGCCGGGAGCGATGAAAAAGCTCCGGTACATGAAGTCGGGCACCAGGGGAGACAGGAGCTTGAAAAGCCCGAATATGCCAATGCCGGTCAGGAGATACAGATAGTAGCGGTCCTTGAAGAGCTTAGAACAAAGAGCCGCCAGGATACACCCCAATGCAATAGCCTGGAGCACTTCGCATTCAATACGGAGGAAAAAATTCATGCCATCGGGACGTACTGTCACGGGATTCACATCTGCCGGGTTTACATTGGGAAAATAATACTGGGGCATGAATCCGTTATATGAAAAGCCGAGAAAAAAAATCGAAAGATAAAGAATGATGATCTTTGACAAATCGTCCCGTTTCGCCTGCTGCGTAGCAAGATAGCCGGAAATGGATATGAACATGGCCGGCGCGTAGCTGGCAAAAAGAAGGATATGGTCGAGACCGGTAAAATCATCGACTATCGTGTGCATGCACATCATGAAAATGCAGGCAAGGCCACGGATATAGTCGATAGTGAGATCCCTGTTCTGTTTTAACATGCGCTGACGCCCCCAATTGGATATACGACAGGCGATTTCACAACAACATCCACGGCACATCGCGCGAACAGCGCCTTCGGATGTATGGATGTATCGCCTTTATTTGTTATGTGCCGAGAAACATGCGGGGTTTCACGGAATCACGTTATGAAACCGGCCCTGATAATCTATTTTGAATTATTTATCAGGGTGGTGTCAGATGGGCGACACAATAATAGTCTGCGGAAAATATGTAAAGACCTTTTCCCGTAGAATGGCGTCGCCGGTGACGATAGCAGTATATTTTTAGGGTGGGCGGGGGGATGACCCATGCCCCCCCTAATTTGCGACTGCTACCGCCGATGACGGGCCCCGATTCAATCTTCCATCATCCGCGCCCGCCTGATGAGGTTCCTGGCCATGTCGTGAAAGATAAAGAAATGGGACGGCTTGAGCATATACCAGTAGACATATCCCCACAATCCATAGGGAAGGAAATAGGCGGTCTGCACGAGGGTCGTGCCGTCTATATGGAACTCGAGCCACGCCTTGCCCGGGAGCTTCATCTGTGCGAGGAGCAGCAACCGCCGGTCCTCCTGGATATCGGCAACCTTCCAGAAGTCGAGGCTGTCGCCGATGCGCAGGTGGGAGGCGTCCCTTCTACCACGGCTGATGCCGTATCCGCCGACAAGCTTGTCCAGGTACCCCCTTATCTCCCACAGGAAATGGTAGGTAAACCAGCCGTTCTCGCCGCCCAGTGCCATGATGGACCGGAACATGCGGTGCGGCGATATGGTCCCGAAGTCGCTGCTCCTCCGGTCGACGAGGACCTCGTGGGCTATATTGTCATGACCCTTGATGTCGCACAACTCCGCGCCGCTGCTGTCGCTCCACCTGCTCAGCACCTGGTTGCACTCGATGTCGAACATGGCCTGCCCCATGGCCGCCGTGAAGGAGACGGGGACGATATGGGGAAAATACTTTTCCGCGTTGTCGTTCTGGATTACGGTCTCGCATTTCAGGCCCTTCAGCAGGGCCACGGTCATGCGGCGCGGGACCGGGAAAATGTTCACAAAAAACGCCGATGAGAGCCGGAGGGTCCAGCTCGGGATGGGTATGATATACCGCTTTACGCCTATGATCCCGGCCGTTTTTTCGAGCATTGCCCTGAAGCTCAAGCGTTCGGAGCCGATGTCGATCACCAGGTTTCCGCTCGCGGCAAGGTCCTTTGCGGCCGTCAGGTAGTCGAGGACATCGTCGACGGCGATGGGCTGCGTCATGGTGTCGATCGACCGGGGGGCGACCATGACCGGCGCCTTCTCGACGAAGTTCCAGAGTATCTCGAAGCTGGCGCTGCCGGCGCCGATGATCATGGCGGCGCGGAACCAGACGGTCTGGATCCGGTCGGGGCGGGCGGAGAGGATCTCCCCTGTCTCGATGCGGCTCAGGAGGTGCTTGCTCGCGCAATCCTTGACGCCCAGGCCCCCGAGGTAGATGATCCGCTTGACGCCGGCCTCTATGCAGGCCTCCCTGAAGTTCTCGGCGCTGACCCGGTCGAGCTCCCTGAAATCGCCCTTCGAGGCCCCCATGGAATGGATGAGATAGTAGGCGACATCGATCCCCCTCAGGGCGGCCCGCAGGGAATCCCTGTCAAAGGACGATCCCTCGACGATCTCGACCTTCTGCCGGGATGCGTCGCGGATCTTCTTCACGTTCCGGACGAAGAGGCGCAATTCCACTTTGTCATCATCGAGGAGCCTGACTTTCAGCCTGCGCCCGATATACCCGGTCGCGCCTGTGAGGAGAATTTTCATCGGCCGGACTCCCTTGTGAAGCGCCTCGCCGTCCCTTCGTCCGGCGACGATCCGCGCCCCCTTACTTTTTCTTCCTCGCCTTCACGTCATTATCCTGGGCCCGCTTCAGATAGAGCCCGTAGAAGTACGGCTTCTGCGACGCGAAGGCCATGGCCTGGTGCAGGATCAGCTCTTCGGCGAAGTCGATCCGGTATTTCCACGTCTCGTAATCGAAGGTGACGGAGCGGGCGAAGTAGAGCGGCTTCAGCGCCTCGATGATGTCCCTTTTCATGCGGGGAGTGCCGGTATCGAAGGTGAACAGGATCTGGTAGACCGACTGAGTCCACATCAGCGTGTCCATGTCATAGTGGTCCCGCTCGATCATGTGCCGGATATTGAGATAGAGGTAGGGGCTCAGGTATTTCTTCAGCAGCTTCTCCCGCGACAGGAACTCGTTGCGCAGCTTGTCCTTCAGGTCGCGTATGTCGATGGCCAGCTCCTGGGGAGGGTCGAGCTTTTTCATGCCGAAGAGCGGCTTGGGCTTCGGGTTGTCCTCCGCCATGCCGATCCAATCCGCCTTCTTCGAAAGCACCTTGTCGAAGAAGGTCGTCACCACCTGCGTGAACATGGGGCCCAGCTTCGGCGCGCTGGCCTTGTGTATCTTCGCCCCCAGGCCGACCTCGCATATCCTGAACTTGCCTATGATGGCGTTCAGGGTCATGAAGATGTCGATGCCGTAGAGCCTGGTGGTGGGGAGCCATTTCTGATCGAGCCAGTAGCGGGCCAGGCGCGGCGAAAAGGCGAAATCGCCGCCGATGGGCTGCCTCACGTTCTCGCCCATGAGGCCATAGAGCAGCGGGTAGCAGATATGGTTGGTGATGGTGCCGTCGAACTGGTGACGGCTGTACCGGGGGAGCGCGTAATCGTGCCCCTTGAGGATCGGCTCGACGAAGTACTTGACCCATTCCGGGGTGACCGACCGGAGGTCGGCGTCCAGGACCACGACCGCCTTCAGTGTTCCCCCGTGGGCCTGGGCGGCCTTGAAGAGGTTCATCATGTTGTTCCCCTTCCCTTTCACCCCCCTGGGAGTGGATATGTATTCCTTCGGGGTCGCCGTTTCTGTGGAGAGAAATGCCCCCCTGGTGTCGTCTTCGCTGTTGTTGTCGACATTAATAATGAGGGACTGGAGATTGTTGAAATAACGCTTGAGCCCGATATCCACCTGCTTTGTGACATACCCGATGGTATCAGCCTCCATGTACGATGGAATCCCGACTATCAGTTCAATTCCCTTTCCCTGCTTCATGTCGTTCTCCCGGTAGTGGTGATGTGGATGGATTCAATGTACCTTCATATTTGAAAATAATCAACGATTTTTATTAAAGCATAGCCCTCCATCTCCAATAAAAATTGCATCAATGCCGTTAAACCTCTTACTCGCATTAATGGTTGACATATACAGGCTCATCGCCGGTATGATAAACTCCACAACAGTCAGGGAGATCGACGTGCACGAACTATCCATCATGAGCAGCATCCTGGACATCGTCCTCGATCACGCCAACAAGAACAAAGCGAAGAAAGTCCAGTCCATCAACCTGAGGATCGGCCAGCTTTCCGATATCATACCCGAATGGGCGCAGTCCTATTTCGACATGCTCAGCAAGGACACCATCGCCGACGGCGCGGTCCTGGACATAGAGCACGTCCCGGTCAAGGTGAAGTGCCGCGCCTGCGGCCACGAGCACGCCTTCAAGGACAAGAAATGGAGCTTCACCTGCGTTAAATGCGAATCCCCCGACATCGAGCTCCTGGAAGGGAGGGAGTTTTCCATCGTAAGCATTGAAATAACCTGATGGGAACCGATCTTAATAAAAAACTGGCGGCCCGCCTCAGGGGCCTGAAGCTCGACCGGGAGATCAGGATTATGGAGGTGTGCGGGACCCATACCACGGAATTCTTCCGGTCCGGCGTGAAGGACCTCTTTCCAGGGGGGCTCACCCTGGTGGACGGCCCCGGGTGCCCGGTCTGCGTCACCCCCAACGATTACCTCGACCGCGCCATCGAGATAGGGAAGCGCCACGGCGCCGTCATCGCCACCTTCGGGGACATGATCAAGGTGCCGTCGTCCTACAGCTCCCTGGCGAAGGAAAAGGCCGAGGGGATGGATATCCGCGTGGTGTACTCGCCCATGAACGCCCTGGAGATGGCCGAAGCCGACCCCGGCGCGGA is from Spirochaetota bacterium and encodes:
- a CDS encoding glycosyltransferase yields the protein MKQGKGIELIVGIPSYMEADTIGYVTKQVDIGLKRYFNNLQSLIINVDNNSEDDTRGAFLSTETATPKEYISTPRGVKGKGNNMMNLFKAAQAHGGTLKAVVVLDADLRSVTPEWVKYFVEPILKGHDYALPRYSRHQFDGTITNHICYPLLYGLMGENVRQPIGGDFAFSPRLARYWLDQKWLPTTRLYGIDIFMTLNAIIGKFRICEVGLGAKIHKASAPKLGPMFTQVVTTFFDKVLSKKADWIGMAEDNPKPKPLFGMKKLDPPQELAIDIRDLKDKLRNEFLSREKLLKKYLSPYLYLNIRHMIERDHYDMDTLMWTQSVYQILFTFDTGTPRMKRDIIEALKPLYFARSVTFDYETWKYRIDFAEELILHQAMAFASQKPYFYGLYLKRAQDNDVKARKKK
- a CDS encoding SDR family oxidoreductase gives rise to the protein MKILLTGATGYIGRRLKVRLLDDDKVELRLFVRNVKKIRDASRQKVEIVEGSSFDRDSLRAALRGIDVAYYLIHSMGASKGDFRELDRVSAENFREACIEAGVKRIIYLGGLGVKDCASKHLLSRIETGEILSARPDRIQTVWFRAAMIIGAGSASFEILWNFVEKAPVMVAPRSIDTMTQPIAVDDVLDYLTAAKDLAASGNLVIDIGSERLSFRAMLEKTAGIIGVKRYIIPIPSWTLRLSSAFFVNIFPVPRRMTVALLKGLKCETVIQNDNAEKYFPHIVPVSFTAAMGQAMFDIECNQVLSRWSDSSGAELCDIKGHDNIAHEVLVDRRSSDFGTISPHRMFRSIMALGGENGWFTYHFLWEIRGYLDKLVGGYGISRGRRDASHLRIGDSLDFWKVADIQEDRRLLLLAQMKLPGKAWLEFHIDGTTLVQTAYFLPYGLWGYVYWYMLKPSHFFIFHDMARNLIRRARMMED
- the hypA gene encoding hydrogenase maturation nickel metallochaperone HypA, whose translation is MINSTTVREIDVHELSIMSSILDIVLDHANKNKAKKVQSINLRIGQLSDIIPEWAQSYFDMLSKDTIADGAVLDIEHVPVKVKCRACGHEHAFKDKKWSFTCVKCESPDIELLEGREFSIVSIEIT